The following coding sequences lie in one Kiritimatiellia bacterium genomic window:
- a CDS encoding class I SAM-dependent methyltransferase → MKIFFVRYVPTRFYRVFKRHVLRLADFRAGRSGGRNPLIPPASKTFVYGVDPDFKVIGGEFLRHFIELGGLKPEHKVLDIGCGIGRIALSLTGYLSPRGEYRGFDIIREGIVWCRENITPRCPNFHFEAADIFNRTYNPGGKYSAADFSFPYRDNYFDFVYTTSVFTHMLPADMEHYLAESARVMKPGGRCMHTFFIATAEALSLMAQGRAAFNFIYERKGYRTVSRLEPEKAVAYDEAVVRALYEKHGLTILEPIRFGNWCGRENCISGQDVVVAAKN, encoded by the coding sequence ATGAAGATTTTTTTTGTCCGTTATGTGCCCACGCGTTTTTACCGCGTGTTCAAACGCCATGTATTGCGGCTGGCGGATTTCCGCGCGGGCCGTTCGGGCGGGCGCAATCCTCTCATTCCCCCGGCCAGCAAGACTTTCGTCTATGGCGTTGATCCCGATTTCAAGGTCATCGGCGGCGAATTTCTCAGGCATTTCATTGAACTGGGCGGGCTCAAGCCGGAACATAAGGTGCTTGATATCGGCTGCGGGATCGGCCGGATCGCGCTTTCCCTGACCGGATACCTTTCGCCCCGCGGCGAATACCGGGGTTTTGACATAATACGCGAGGGCATCGTCTGGTGCCGGGAAAATATCACGCCGCGCTGCCCTAATTTCCATTTTGAAGCGGCGGACATTTTCAATCGGACTTACAATCCGGGCGGGAAATATTCCGCCGCGGATTTCAGTTTCCCATACCGCGACAACTATTTTGATTTTGTCTACACGACTTCCGTTTTTACGCACATGCTTCCGGCGGACATGGAGCATTACCTGGCCGAATCGGCGCGCGTGATGAAGCCCGGCGGCCGATGCATGCACACGTTTTTTATCGCCACCGCCGAGGCGCTCTCCCTCATGGCGCAGGGCCGGGCGGCTTTCAATTTTATATATGAACGCAAAGGTTATCGCACCGTGAGCAGACTGGAGCCGGAAAAAGCCGTGGCCTATGATGAGGCCGTCGTGCGCGCCCTTTACGAAAAACACGGGCTGACAATTCTTGAGCCGATCCGCTTCGGGAACTGGTGCGGACGGGAAAACTGCATCAGCGGGCAGGATGTTGTCGTGGCCGCGAAAAACTGA
- a CDS encoding helix-turn-helix domain-containing protein, whose protein sequence is MTKKAALLQWRFGDFPLAVMRISRQITANFHYHEFMELVVIESGRGIHFTENESYPIASGDVFVIRKHNAHGYSNTENLRLINVLFYPGPLRLPLKELEDLPGYHALFETRRPAKIFYGFKPHLHLNLKQLAYIQNLTGFLERELQERKAGFAFTAKALLMLIAASLARYYEDRRANFQPPLAKISEAIAYMEQNYAKPICPADLPATVHMSARNFHRHFNAATGLSPVKYLIRLRVMRGAELLRQGEMNVTEAALQTGFNDSNYFSRQFRKVMGIGPRQFITCRGIAEK, encoded by the coding sequence ATGACAAAAAAAGCGGCATTGTTGCAATGGCGGTTCGGCGATTTCCCCCTGGCGGTCATGCGGATCAGCCGCCAGATCACCGCAAACTTTCATTACCACGAATTCATGGAGCTGGTTGTCATTGAAAGCGGCCGGGGCATTCACTTCACGGAAAACGAATCGTATCCGATCGCGTCCGGCGACGTCTTTGTAATCCGGAAACACAACGCGCACGGATACTCCAACACTGAAAATCTCCGGCTGATCAACGTTCTTTTTTATCCGGGCCCCCTGCGCCTGCCGCTGAAGGAACTGGAAGACCTGCCGGGCTATCACGCCCTCTTTGAAACGCGCCGGCCGGCCAAAATTTTTTACGGATTTAAGCCCCATCTGCATCTTAACCTGAAACAACTGGCATACATTCAAAATCTAACCGGCTTCCTGGAACGGGAATTGCAGGAAAGAAAGGCCGGGTTCGCCTTCACCGCCAAGGCGCTTTTGATGCTGATTGCCGCTTCCCTCGCCCGGTATTACGAGGACCGCCGGGCAAACTTCCAGCCCCCCCTGGCGAAAATCTCCGAGGCCATCGCATATATGGAGCAAAATTACGCCAAGCCGATATGCCCGGCGGATTTGCCCGCAACGGTTCACATGTCGGCGCGCAATTTCCACAGACATTTCAATGCCGCCACGGGACTATCCCCGGTTAAATATCTTATCCGTTTGCGCGTGATGCGCGGCGCGGAACTGCTCCGCCAGGGAGAAATGAACGTTACCGAAGCGGCTCTGCAAACCGGTTTTAACGACAGCAATTATTTTTCGCGCCAGTTCCGCAAAGTAATGGGGATCGGCCCCCGCCAATTCATAACCTGCCGCGGAATTGCGGAAAAGTGA
- a CDS encoding lytic transglycosylase domain-containing protein, protein MQNTQKMRLYCLIILITALALVTAFGINRWRRMHAYDKIIAKAAAEHNLAPELIRAVIWRESGFKHNCRGGHGEIGLMQVTENAAREWAQSSGIVNFKKNDLFNPETNIQAGSWYLQRSMARWTNKPNPLPYALAEYNAGRSNAVRWAANDGGDANKFWDGITYPATKRYVRDILARLRRR, encoded by the coding sequence ATGCAAAACACGCAGAAAATGAGGCTTTATTGCCTGATTATCCTCATAACGGCGCTCGCGCTTGTAACCGCCTTTGGCATCAATCGCTGGCGCCGGATGCACGCCTACGACAAGATTATCGCAAAAGCCGCCGCCGAACACAATCTTGCCCCGGAATTAATCCGGGCGGTTATCTGGCGCGAAAGCGGATTTAAGCACAATTGCCGCGGCGGACACGGCGAAATCGGCCTGATGCAGGTAACCGAGAACGCCGCCCGGGAATGGGCGCAATCATCCGGAATAGTCAATTTCAAAAAAAACGATCTCTTTAATCCGGAAACGAACATCCAGGCCGGGTCATGGTATCTGCAACGGTCAATGGCACGCTGGACAAACAAGCCCAATCCCCTGCCCTATGCCCTCGCGGAATACAATGCCGGCCGGTCAAACGCCGTGCGCTGGGCGGCAAACGACGGCGGCGACGCGAATAAATTCTGGGATGGCATCACTTATCCCGCTACAAAACGCTATGTGCGCGACATCCTCGCCCGCCTGCGCCGACGGTGA
- a CDS encoding uroporphyrinogen decarboxylase family protein encodes MTSKERVLTAFASQEPDRVPVNYLANAGIDRRLKEHFGLGENDGEGLRHALGVDFRGAGAPYKGPRLHADIPERSIKVDDWGIRRRWIEHETGGYWDYCEFPLQSATEDEVARWSMPSPDDFDYSVVAGNCRKNREYAVSAGGPGVGDIINSNGMLRGMEQTLVDLITDDPAGMLLARRRTDIYLEIIRRTLEAAEGGIDFLWMGEDLGTQIAPIISLDFYRRQIRPLHQKFVDLAKSFGLPVMIHTCGSSSWAYEDFIQIGIKVVDTLQPEAKDMAPEYLKKKFGGRLAFHGCISTAGPVATGTVEDTAAYCRHTLEIMMPAGGYCFAPTHSLQDNSPAENVVAMYETAKKYGKY; translated from the coding sequence ATGACGTCAAAAGAAAGAGTGTTGACGGCGTTCGCGAGTCAGGAGCCTGATCGCGTGCCTGTCAATTATCTTGCCAACGCCGGCATAGACCGGCGCTTGAAGGAACATTTCGGACTGGGAGAGAATGACGGCGAGGGGTTGCGCCATGCGCTCGGCGTTGATTTTCGCGGGGCAGGTGCGCCGTATAAAGGCCCCAGACTGCACGCGGATATTCCTGAACGCAGCATCAAGGTGGATGATTGGGGAATTCGCCGGCGATGGATTGAGCACGAAACAGGCGGTTACTGGGATTATTGCGAATTTCCGCTGCAAAGCGCCACGGAAGATGAGGTGGCCCGATGGTCCATGCCGTCGCCGGATGATTTTGATTACAGCGTTGTGGCGGGAAATTGCCGGAAAAACCGGGAATATGCGGTCTCTGCCGGTGGACCCGGGGTCGGCGACATCATCAACAGCAACGGCATGCTGCGCGGCATGGAACAGACGCTGGTGGACCTGATAACGGACGATCCTGCGGGAATGCTGCTGGCCCGGCGCCGGACCGATATTTATCTTGAAATCATTCGCCGCACTCTTGAAGCCGCAGAAGGCGGGATTGATTTTTTATGGATGGGCGAGGATTTGGGCACGCAGATAGCGCCCATTATCAGCCTGGACTTTTATCGCCGGCAAATCCGTCCGTTGCATCAGAAGTTCGTTGATCTGGCAAAGAGCTTTGGCCTGCCGGTGATGATCCACACCTGCGGTTCCAGCAGTTGGGCGTATGAAGATTTTATCCAAATTGGCATTAAAGTTGTGGATACCCTCCAGCCGGAGGCAAAAGACATGGCTCCGGAATATCTGAAGAAAAAATTCGGCGGCCGGCTGGCGTTTCACGGCTGCATTTCCACGGCCGGTCCCGTTGCCACGGGAACAGTGGAGGATACCGCAGCCTATTGCAGGCACACGCTTGAAATCATGATGCCGGCCGGCGGGTATTGTTTTGCGCCCACGCATTCCCTGCAGGACAACTCTCCTGCGGAAAACGTGGTTGCCATGTATGAAACCGCAAAAAAGTATGGAAAATATTAA
- a CDS encoding VCBS repeat-containing protein yields MKTRILAAACAVIIMPGLLRVSADELRKVNNDFDGDGCTDPAVYYPDSGKWEIFQTLSGTIRTEYLGSGACRPVPGDYDGDGKADIGVFDTTTATWRGKLSSGWEGSGIFGRPGCWPVPADYDGDRTTDLAVYDPQTGYWTAFLSSYQAEGSVKWGYLGDFRPWETPRTYTVLPMPFDYDQDGLDDLCYYYRGTNMESSAWSILYMAGKSDYVDYYVWGSSGSLPAPGNYRSRTFDVPRGICVYKLTTTDCFVPYMDLFQLGIFGQTLPVAAGDYDGNGYDDQAVYNYETGMWSIVFNSGRGDDIASRAKTEFTLGGPNAVPANIYSTIYALALYSPAPW; encoded by the coding sequence ATGAAAACAAGGATTTTGGCGGCAGCATGCGCGGTAATTATTATGCCGGGACTTTTGCGGGTATCGGCGGATGAATTGCGGAAAGTCAACAACGATTTTGACGGCGATGGATGCACGGATCCCGCCGTCTATTACCCGGATTCCGGCAAATGGGAAATTTTCCAGACATTGAGCGGCACTATCCGCACCGAATACCTCGGTTCCGGCGCATGCCGGCCGGTGCCGGGTGATTATGACGGCGACGGCAAAGCCGACATCGGAGTTTTTGACACAACCACCGCAACGTGGCGCGGCAAGCTCAGCAGCGGCTGGGAAGGTTCCGGCATATTCGGCCGGCCGGGTTGCTGGCCGGTGCCGGCCGATTATGACGGCGACCGGACAACGGATTTGGCCGTTTATGATCCGCAAACCGGCTATTGGACCGCCTTTTTAAGCAGTTATCAGGCCGAGGGCAGCGTCAAGTGGGGATATCTTGGCGATTTCCGGCCATGGGAAACCCCCCGGACCTACACGGTACTGCCCATGCCTTTTGATTATGACCAGGACGGTCTGGACGACCTGTGTTATTATTACCGGGGAACGAATATGGAAAGTTCCGCCTGGTCCATACTGTATATGGCCGGCAAAAGTGATTATGTTGATTATTATGTCTGGGGATCCTCCGGTTCCCTGCCGGCGCCGGGTAATTACCGCTCGCGCACGTTTGACGTGCCGCGCGGCATTTGCGTTTACAAACTGACGACAACCGACTGCTTTGTCCCTTACATGGATTTATTCCAGCTGGGAATATTCGGACAGACCCTGCCGGTGGCAGCCGGGGATTACGACGGCAACGGATACGACGACCAGGCCGTGTATAATTATGAAACCGGCATGTGGTCAATCGTTTTCAACAGCGGACGCGGGGACGACATTGCCAGCCGGGCAAAAACAGAATTCACGCTCGGCGGACCAAACGCCGTTCCCGCCAATATTTACTCAACCATCTACGCTCTGGCCCTTTATTCTCCCGCCCCCTGGTGA
- a CDS encoding uroporphyrinogen decarboxylase family protein has product MNTRERFQAVMNFRPFDRLPILEWAPWWDKTLARWRSEGLPENAADRYAICRHFGLDVYCQDWFRIYSPGCPAPASHGAGIISDENDYERVRPYLYPANAVDLGMWKKWADEQKTGRVVLWFTVDGFFWFPRQLLGIERHLYAFYDQAGLMHRINADLVEWMSRMIDDVCSVCEPDFMTFAEDMSYNKGPMLSKEHFEQFVAPYYARIIPKLKKHNVIPIVDSDGDVSVPAAWFEAAGIEGILPLERQAGVDVSQLRREHPEMRFIGHFDKMTMNKGEAAMRAEFERLLPVAAKGGFLPACDHQTPPGVSCNDYRLYISLFNEYAREAGLMSQSAAGLS; this is encoded by the coding sequence ATGAACACGCGCGAGCGTTTCCAGGCCGTTATGAATTTTCGTCCCTTTGACCGGCTCCCGATTCTTGAGTGGGCGCCGTGGTGGGATAAAACCCTTGCGCGCTGGCGTTCCGAGGGGTTGCCGGAAAATGCGGCCGACCGTTATGCCATCTGCCGTCATTTCGGCCTGGATGTTTATTGCCAGGATTGGTTCAGAATTTACTCGCCCGGTTGTCCCGCTCCGGCCAGCCATGGCGCGGGCATCATTTCCGATGAAAATGATTATGAACGGGTCCGGCCGTATCTTTATCCCGCCAACGCCGTGGATTTGGGGATGTGGAAAAAATGGGCGGATGAGCAAAAAACAGGCCGGGTTGTCCTGTGGTTTACGGTGGATGGCTTTTTCTGGTTTCCAAGGCAGTTGCTGGGCATAGAAAGGCATCTCTACGCCTTTTACGATCAGGCCGGCCTGATGCATCGGATTAACGCCGACCTTGTGGAATGGATGTCGCGCATGATTGACGATGTCTGCTCCGTCTGCGAGCCCGACTTCATGACCTTTGCCGAGGACATGAGCTACAACAAGGGCCCGATGCTTTCAAAAGAGCATTTTGAACAGTTCGTGGCGCCGTATTACGCGCGGATCATTCCAAAACTGAAGAAACATAACGTCATTCCCATCGTGGATTCGGACGGCGATGTTTCCGTCCCGGCGGCCTGGTTTGAAGCGGCCGGCATAGAAGGCATTCTTCCCCTGGAACGGCAGGCGGGGGTTGACGTTTCGCAGTTGCGGCGGGAACATCCGGAAATGAGGTTCATCGGCCACTTTGATAAAATGACCATGAACAAGGGCGAGGCGGCCATGCGCGCGGAGTTTGAACGTTTGCTTCCCGTGGCGGCCAAAGGCGGATTCCTGCCGGCGTGCGACCACCAGACCCCGCCCGGCGTTTCCTGCAATGATTATCGGCTCTATATTTCGCTTTTCAACGAGTACGCGCGCGAGGCGGGGCTTATGTCGCAGAGCGCGGCCGGGTTGTCTTGA
- a CDS encoding alpha-L-rhamnosidase C-terminal domain-containing protein — MNKTSLMEQACWIWPGALHENGRNVYADFRHDFQVKRRKGKARLFITADQCYMLYFNGEYAGRGPARGYQASWPCDEFDLSEYVRPGHNWISVRVYNAGCSTFQYLHQSACGLICAGEAGGVEILSGEKWRGRLSPANRRDTARLSVQLNYQEWIDARLDDQAWINSARRPAGWKSPAVKRPFGCMPWHSLEPRGIPNLGHEVLAYQRLAARGLGRADARSENDANLTLPWFRELARIRWERLNAAGDFTILPALANDGLQAVVFDMGRPAVGTLIVDAAGARGGEILDFFYCEVLSAAGAPVLADPEKGSAMAMSGRLILRKGRTRHEFFQMMGHRYVTVIARRNAAALKIGLRLRETIYPMAVRAFFYSGDEKLNAIYGICRQTQRVCALDSYVDTPWREQAQWWGDARVQAQNTFHLSADTRLLARGIRSIARQEVPNGLTYGHAPTAAHGCILPDFSLTWLLTIWDYYFQSGNVSLFHEQYARIEKVLDYFRGEGRSANGLLRFDRRYWLFLDWSDLDKAGNPALLNLWYVLALEKTAKLAGLAKMPAEQRKLAREYDGFCRKVIGAFWDGKLEMFCDGLDEKGRRVGKYSVHAQTLAILCGLKKRRHKAMFEKLLLPYARGKNIPGSKPSSYWVNYVYEVLKRAGYGAEAVRHIRKNWTPMIPSGGTWEVFASRSGVHSVTHAWAAHPLYHLAGTLGGILQKSAGWKEIIFRPVIMPEYGFIDCAVPTPLGIIKSRWEASRNKAEVALELPAGVRAGVFLPGIKEQCGGKNKWRVALDKQAFPFA; from the coding sequence ATGAATAAAACGTCATTGATGGAACAGGCCTGCTGGATCTGGCCCGGCGCTCTTCATGAAAATGGCAGGAACGTGTATGCTGATTTCCGGCACGATTTCCAGGTCAAGCGCCGGAAGGGAAAAGCCCGGCTGTTCATTACGGCCGACCAGTGTTACATGTTGTATTTCAACGGCGAATATGCGGGGCGCGGTCCGGCGCGCGGCTATCAGGCAAGCTGGCCATGCGATGAATTTGACCTTTCAGAATATGTCAGGCCCGGGCACAACTGGATCAGCGTGCGGGTTTACAATGCCGGTTGCAGCACCTTTCAGTATCTTCATCAGAGCGCCTGCGGCCTGATCTGCGCGGGCGAAGCGGGCGGGGTTGAAATTTTGAGCGGTGAAAAATGGCGGGGAAGACTTTCGCCCGCCAATCGCCGGGATACGGCCAGATTGAGCGTGCAGCTTAATTACCAGGAATGGATTGACGCGCGTCTTGATGATCAGGCCTGGATTAATTCGGCCCGCCGGCCCGCCGGCTGGAAATCTCCCGCGGTCAAACGCCCGTTTGGATGTATGCCCTGGCATTCCCTGGAGCCGCGCGGGATACCAAATTTAGGCCATGAAGTATTGGCATATCAGCGCCTTGCCGCGCGCGGCCTGGGCCGGGCTGATGCCCGCTCCGAAAATGACGCCAATTTGACCCTGCCCTGGTTCCGGGAGCTTGCCCGCATAAGATGGGAACGGCTGAACGCCGCCGGAGATTTTACCATTCTGCCGGCCCTCGCGAACGATGGGTTGCAGGCGGTTGTTTTTGACATGGGCCGGCCGGCTGTCGGAACGTTAATCGTGGATGCGGCGGGCGCGCGCGGCGGCGAGATTCTGGACTTTTTTTATTGCGAAGTTCTTTCGGCCGCCGGCGCGCCCGTTCTGGCCGATCCCGAAAAAGGAAGCGCTATGGCAATGTCAGGCCGGCTCATTTTACGCAAGGGAAGAACACGGCATGAGTTTTTCCAGATGATGGGGCATCGTTATGTAACGGTAATCGCGCGGAGGAACGCCGCGGCGTTGAAAATCGGCCTCCGGCTGCGGGAGACGATTTATCCGATGGCGGTCAGAGCCTTTTTTTATTCGGGCGATGAGAAACTGAACGCGATTTACGGGATTTGCAGACAGACCCAGCGGGTCTGCGCGCTGGATAGTTACGTTGACACGCCGTGGCGCGAACAGGCGCAATGGTGGGGCGACGCGCGCGTGCAGGCTCAGAACACCTTCCATTTGAGCGCCGATACCCGTCTGCTGGCCAGGGGCATTCGTTCAATCGCCCGCCAGGAGGTTCCGAACGGCCTGACTTACGGCCATGCTCCGACCGCGGCGCATGGCTGTATTCTTCCGGATTTTTCGCTGACCTGGCTCCTCACGATCTGGGATTATTATTTTCAGTCCGGAAACGTCTCGCTCTTCCATGAACAATACGCGCGGATTGAAAAAGTGCTGGATTATTTCCGCGGTGAAGGACGCTCCGCGAACGGATTGCTTCGGTTTGACCGGCGTTACTGGCTGTTTCTGGACTGGAGCGATCTTGACAAGGCCGGCAATCCGGCGCTTTTGAACTTGTGGTACGTCCTGGCGCTTGAAAAAACGGCAAAACTGGCCGGCCTCGCCAAAATGCCCGCTGAACAGCGAAAACTGGCCCGCGAATATGACGGGTTTTGCCGGAAAGTTATTGGCGCGTTCTGGGACGGCAAACTGGAAATGTTCTGCGACGGTTTGGACGAAAAAGGCCGGCGGGTTGGAAAATATTCTGTTCATGCCCAGACTTTGGCGATATTGTGCGGCCTGAAAAAGCGGCGGCACAAGGCAATGTTTGAAAAACTGCTCCTGCCTTATGCGCGCGGTAAAAATATTCCCGGATCAAAACCTTCCAGCTACTGGGTGAATTATGTGTATGAAGTTTTGAAGCGGGCCGGTTATGGCGCGGAAGCGGTGCGGCATATCCGCAAGAACTGGACGCCGATGATTCCCTCCGGCGGAACATGGGAGGTGTTTGCAAGCCGATCCGGCGTGCATTCGGTCACGCATGCCTGGGCGGCGCATCCCTTGTATCACCTGGCCGGAACCCTGGGGGGAATTCTGCAGAAAAGCGCCGGTTGGAAGGAAATAATCTTCCGGCCGGTCATTATGCCGGAATACGGGTTCATTGATTGCGCCGTGCCGACGCCGCTCGGGATAATTAAATCACGATGGGAAGCGAGCCGTAACAAAGCCGAAGTCGCGTTGGAATTGCCCGCCGGTGTCAGGGCCGGCGTGTTTCTGCCGGGCATAAAAGAACAATGCGGCGGAAAAAACAAGTGGCGGGTTGCGCTTGATAAACAGGCGTTCCCTTTTGCATAG